A region of the Rhodothermus bifroesti genome:
AACGCGCCAAAAGCGTATCCTGCGCAGCAGCTGGCGTCACACCCGGGGAGTTGGGCTGCCCTAGCGTCAGCGCGCCACTTCCGGCCGCAATAAGGAAAAAATCCGCATGCCCATGGTAATGGCCTTCAAACTTGATAATCTTCGAACGCCCTGTATAAGCCCGCGCCAAACGCACCGCACTCATGGTAGCCTCAGTACCCGAATTGACCAGGCGAACCATTTCAATTGAAGGCACAAGCGCACAGATGAGCTCGGCCAGACGCACCTCGATCTCTGTAGGCGCCCCAAACGAGAGGGAGCGCGTCGCCGCTTCTTGGACTGCCTGCACCACATCGGGATCGGCATGGCCGAAAAGCATTGGACCCCAAGATCCCACATAGTCGATATAGCGGTTGCCATCGACATCTTCAAGGTAGGCGCCTTCGCCGCGGACAAGAAAAGGGGGCGTTCCACCTACGCTGCGAAAGGCCCTCACGGGCGAATTGACCCCACCGGGAATAACCTTACACGCGGTCTCAAAGAGCGCCTGGCTTCGCGTTAGCCGCATAGGCCTCACAAAAGCGACGACTTGGAGGGAGCTTCCTTGCGGGAGCCTGCTGGCGACACCTTACTCTCTGGCTCACATTCGCCTGGAATCCAGCAGCGGGCCTCTGTGATGTGCTCACACTGATGACAGCGCGTTTTACGCATCTTGGGATGGTAACGAGGCAGCTCGTCCAAGGGACGGATAGGATAGCTCTGCGTGGCGACTGCCCCATCTCCCGAGGTTCCTGCTGCTTCTGGCGCCAGCGGCAAACGCAGCTGGGCAACAGTGACCTCAGCCAAAGCTTCGATGAACAGCGGATGGCAATTCAGCGCCGGCATCACTTCGTAATGTGCAATGCCCATCTGTTCGGCTTCCTCCCGCACTTCAATATCGAGCTCAAAGGAAGTTTCAATGTGGTCTGTTACAAATGCGACCGGAACCATAAGCACAGCACGCACGCCCTGCTGCGCCAGCTCAGCCAGCTTATCCGGCGTGCTAGGCGTTAACCATTCTCCCGGACCTACTTTGCTCTGAAACGAGACATGATAAGGCAAATCGTGGCGCCGATAAGTCATCACACGGTCAACCGTTGCGTGAATCAAACAGCAGTAGGGATCTCGCCGTTGCTTCATTTCGACAAGCGGCGTGCCATGAGCGCTAAAGACAAGATGTACCTCTTGGCGCAGTTGGCGTGGGAAACGTTGCAAAGCTTCATCAATGCGCTCACTGAGTGCCTGAATATATTTAGGATGGGCAGCGTACTCGAACACGTACGTTGTAGGCCAGCGTGGAATTTCCCCTACCTGCTCCAGCGTCCACCAGTACAGCAGCGAAGACCCCGTAGTTGTTTTGGAATACTGGGGATACAAGGGCAGCAACACCACCTTATCGACACCATCACTCTGCATCTGTTGTGCTGCTTCTTCGCTAAATGGATGCCAGTAGCGCATAGCCATGTAGGTACGAAAGCGCACACCCGCAGGCTGCCCAAAACGTCGATTCAGCAGGCGCTCAAGCGCCTGGGCCTGCTCACGCGTGAGACGATTGAGGGGCGACCCGCCCCCAATCAGCTCGTAATCCTTCCCCACTTTTTTGGCGCGCAGACGAGCAATCCAGCGGCATAGCACATGACGCAGCGTCCCTTTCAACGGAATGTCGATGATCGCTGGATCCATAAACAGGTTATACAAGAAAGGCTCTACGTCGGCTACGCGCTCCGGACCACCTAAGTTGAGCAACACCACCCCAACGGTTTCCCCTGCTTCCACCGTAAGCGGTGCAGAAGAAAAATACCCACCACGCACCAGTCGCGCGTCGTATTGATACAATTTGAGAAATTGACGAGGCGTCATAAGCTCACCTCTGGATCTTTTCTGGCCTACGCCTTAGAACCAAACAAGGGCTGCCAGTTCCTGGCTGCTATTGAAGTTTCGCGTAAGCACAGCTTATTCTTGAGGACCTCAACCTGTTTTTAACAGGATTTAATATCGCCTGGGAGCGCTTTTCCTATACTGAATTTTAAGCTTGTGTTGTGCGTTTAGAAGCATGTCCCATTCAAAAAATAGACAAAAAAGTATGGACCTTACCGCCTACGGCTTGCACGTTCCACAGGTATTGCACAATCCTTCCCCAGCTGTGCTCTACGAGGAAGCCATCCGCTTTGACCCCCAAGCTGCACTGGTGAGCAGCGGCGCGCTGGCTTGCACTTCAGGACGCAAAACCGGACGCAGTCCAGCCGACAAGCGCATCGTCGAACATCCCGAAAGCCAAGACCACATCTGGTGGGGCCCCATCAATATTCCGCTCGACGAGCACACCTTCCTGATCAACCGGGAACGGGCTATTGACTACCTAAACACACGTGCCCGACTCTACGTGGTGGACGGTTTTGCCGGATGGGATCCTAAATATCGGCTCAAGGTGCGGGTTATCTGTGAACGGCCCTATCATGCCCTATTCATGCACAACCTGCTGATTCGGCCCAGCACCGAAGAACTTATCCACTTTGGCGAGCCCGATTACGTCATTCTGAACGCTGGGCGTTTCCCAGCCAATCGATACACTTCACACATGACCTCACAGACCAGTGTGGACCTCTCTTTTGAGCGAAGGGAAATGGTCATCCTAGGGACCGAGTATGCTGGAGAAATGAAAAAGGGGATCTTCACGGTCATGAATTACCTGATGCCCCTCAAGGGCGTACTTTCCATGCATTGTGCCGCTAACGAAGGGCCTCGAGGTGACGTAACGTTGTTTTTCGGGCTCTCGGGAACAGGAAAAACAACCCTGTCGGCCGATCCGCAACGCCGTCTTATTGGTGACGATGAGCACTGCTGGACCGACGAGGGGATCTTCAACATTGAAGGCGGTTGCTACGCTAAAGTGATCCACCTCTCTCCGGAGCACGAACCACAAATTTACCGCGCGATTCGCTTTGGCACTGTGTTAGAAAACGTGGTTTTCGATCCGCAAACGCGACAGGTTGACTATGCCGACGCTTCCATCACCGAAAACACGCGGGCTGCTTATCCCATCGAATTCATCGACAACGCTAAAATTCCCTGCCGCGGCGGTCATCCAAGCAACATTTTGTTTTTGACTTACGATGCCTTTGGCGTGTTGCCGCCAGTGGCACGCCTGACGCCAGAGCAAGCGATGTATCATTTCATCAGCGGCTACACTGCCAAGGTGGCTGGTACCGAAGTAGGCGTTACCGAGCCGCAAGCGACCTTTTCAGCTTGCTTTGGCGCGGCTTTTCTCGTTTGGCATCCCTTCAAGTACGCCGAGATGCTGGCTGAGCGCATTCGCCGTCACGGTACCCAGGTTTGGCTGGTGAATACGGGGCTTACTGGGGGACCTTACGGCCAGGGGCGCC
Encoded here:
- the hemH gene encoding ferrochelatase yields the protein MTPRQFLKLYQYDARLVRGGYFSSAPLTVEAGETVGVVLLNLGGPERVADVEPFLYNLFMDPAIIDIPLKGTLRHVLCRWIARLRAKKVGKDYELIGGGSPLNRLTREQAQALERLLNRRFGQPAGVRFRTYMAMRYWHPFSEEAAQQMQSDGVDKVVLLPLYPQYSKTTTGSSLLYWWTLEQVGEIPRWPTTYVFEYAAHPKYIQALSERIDEALQRFPRQLRQEVHLVFSAHGTPLVEMKQRRDPYCCLIHATVDRVMTYRRHDLPYHVSFQSKVGPGEWLTPSTPDKLAELAQQGVRAVLMVPVAFVTDHIETSFELDIEVREEAEQMGIAHYEVMPALNCHPLFIEALAEVTVAQLRLPLAPEAAGTSGDGAVATQSYPIRPLDELPRYHPKMRKTRCHQCEHITEARCWIPGECEPESKVSPAGSRKEAPSKSSLL
- the pckA gene encoding phosphoenolpyruvate carboxykinase (ATP); translated protein: MDLTAYGLHVPQVLHNPSPAVLYEEAIRFDPQAALVSSGALACTSGRKTGRSPADKRIVEHPESQDHIWWGPINIPLDEHTFLINRERAIDYLNTRARLYVVDGFAGWDPKYRLKVRVICERPYHALFMHNLLIRPSTEELIHFGEPDYVILNAGRFPANRYTSHMTSQTSVDLSFERREMVILGTEYAGEMKKGIFTVMNYLMPLKGVLSMHCAANEGPRGDVTLFFGLSGTGKTTLSADPQRRLIGDDEHCWTDEGIFNIEGGCYAKVIHLSPEHEPQIYRAIRFGTVLENVVFDPQTRQVDYADASITENTRAAYPIEFIDNAKIPCRGGHPSNILFLTYDAFGVLPPVARLTPEQAMYHFISGYTAKVAGTEVGVTEPQATFSACFGAAFLVWHPFKYAEMLAERIRRHGTQVWLVNTGLTGGPYGQGRRIPLAYTRALVDAIHNGTLAQVPTEVDERFGFAVPVRCPGVPEVLLQPRNTWESPEAYDEMANRLARLFAQNFEKYRAGCTQEVAAAGPCLARM